The following proteins are encoded in a genomic region of Arachis stenosperma cultivar V10309 chromosome 4, arast.V10309.gnm1.PFL2, whole genome shotgun sequence:
- the LOC130973644 gene encoding pseudouridine kinase — protein sequence MRNMQHHHPLVVKGVKLEHEDAEVVIIGGMVLDIHATPSIAAKPGTTTPGKVYYVQGGVARNVAECMSKLGAKPYMISALGFDMAGNLLLEKWKSTGLSIEGILKDKVIDTPVVCNIFDVNGEVAAGVASVQAIEKYLTPDWILHFKSTLLSAPVLMVDANLSPPSLEASCKLAADAECPVWFEPVSVTKSRRISSVAEYVTFASPNEVELIAMANALSGSDESHPLKEYHKENNQSPASSFQILKPAICVLLEKGIKVVLVTLGSNGVFLCSKGGPNCIKIPVEKTRRHGFGGELYRTVMQRFPPSSYSFSEHGRSSRLFALHLPSVPASVVRLTGAGDCLVGGTLTSISAGLDIIQSVSVGIAVAKAAVEAEANVPSAFSLATIADDAKYVYSSAKVLFHQSML from the exons ATGAGGAATATGCAGCATCATCATCCT CTTGTGGTAAAAGGTGTGAAATTGGAGCATGAAGATGCAGAAGTAGTAATAATTGGGGGCATGGTGTTGGACATTCATGCCACACCTTCAATCGCTGCTAAACCAGGAACCACAACTCCTGGCAAG GTCTATTATGTTCAAGGAGGTGTAGCAAGGAATGTAGCAGAGTGCATGTCAAAGCTAGGAGCAAAGCCATACATGATTAGTGCTCTCGGGTTTGACATGGCTG gAAATCTGCTATTGGAGAAGTGGAAATCAACTGGCCTATCTATAGAGG GTATTTTGAAGGATAAAGTTATTGACACTCCAGTTGTGTGCAATATATTTGATGTTAATGGTGAGGTGGCAGCTGGTGTTGCTAGTGTGCAAGCAATT GAAAAATATCTTACACCTGACTGGATTTTACACTTCAAGAGCACTTTACTTTCTGCTCCGGTATTAATGGTTGATGCAAATCTGAGTCCTCCTTCTCTAGAAGCTTCTTGTAAAT TGGCGGCCGATGCAGAGTGTCCTGTCTGGTTTGAGCCAGTATCTGTTACTAAATCCCGAAGAATAAGTTCTGTTGCCGAGTAT GTGACATTTGCTTCTCCAAATGAAGTTGAACTTATTGCAATGGCAAATGCTTTATCTGGGAGCGATGAGTCCCATCCGCTCAAAGAATATCATAAGGAAAATAACCAGTCACCAGCATCGTCGTTTCAAATTCTGAAACCAGCAATATGTGTTTTGTTAGAAAAGGGCATCAAAGTGGTTCTAGTGACCCTGGGTTCAAATGGGGTATTTTTATGCAGTAAGGGAGGGCCAAACTGCATTAAAATCCCTGTAGAGAAAACTCGTCGGCATGGTTTTGGTGGAGAATTGTATAGGACTGTTATGCAAAGGTTTCCACCTAGTTCTTATTCTTTTTCAGAACATGGTAGAAGTTCTCGTCTCTTTGCATTGCATTTGCCCTCAGTTCCTGCATCAGTTGTGAGGCTTACTGGAGCTGGTGATTGTTTAGTTGGCGGAACTCTCACATCAATCTCTGCAGGGTTAGATATTATACAAAGCGTGTCAGTTGGCATTGCTGTGGCTAAAGCTGCTGTTGAGGCTGAGGCCAATGTCCCTTCTGCTTTCAGCTTAGCTACCATTGCTG ATGATGCTAAATATGTATACTCTAGTGCCAAAGTGCTATTCCACCAATCAATGTTGTGA